Below is a window of Armatimonadota bacterium DNA.
CGCAGGAGGAAGCCTGTGGAGCGAACTCCGTGAGAAGTCGCTCCGAGGGCTGGACTCCGCGATGGCCCGGTTGCTGATCGTCGTGACGTCCAGCGGCCCGAACCCGGAATCGGAAGCGATCCTTCAGGACTTGGAAGAAATGTCGGACGAAGTCGCGAAAGCTGCGAAGCGCCACGCCTTGGCGACGGGTCGACCGTCCGGAGGCGCGGAAGGCCTTCGGGACGCGCTCCGAGAGCTCAAAGAAGTGTCGGCGGCCGACGAAGAGTTCTTCGAACAACGGACCGATCGTTCGGTCTAGAGTTTCAAAGCGACGAAAAGTCCGTCACGGATCGGCACCGTCGTGCAGGCCCAGCGAGGATCCTTGGTCATCCGGTCGCAGAAGTCCCGGATGGCGACCGTCGACTCTTCCTGAGACCCTGCGTCGTACACCCGGCCTCCCCAGACCACGTTGTCGGTGATGAAGAACCCTCCCGGCCTCAGCCGGGGATAGACGACTTCGATCGTCTCCGGATAGGCGGTCTTGTCGATATCGTTGAACACGATGTCGTACGTCCCTTCGTCCGCTCGGAGCACTCCGACAGCCTCGGCCACGCTGTACTCGATCTCCGTCCGGGCCCCGCTCCCTTTTGGCAGGTAGCCGAGGGAGGTCAAGTGCCGTTGCGCCCTTGCCGACAGGTCTTCGTCCCATACCGTGTGACGTACGGTGCCTCCCCCGTTTTCGTCCACGGCCCGTGCGAACCAGGCCGTCGAATAGCCGAAACCAGACCCCAGTTCGAACACCGACCTTGCCCCGATCGCCTTCGCAAGGACGTAGCAACACTGGCACGAGGCCGGGCCAAGGATCGGAAATCCCCGGTCCTTGGCGTAAGACTCCATCGAGACGAGTTCAGCGGGCCGCGGAGGGACTTGGGCTTCCAAGTGGACTTGCAGGCGGAGGAAGTCGACGGGCATGAGGACGATCGTACCGGGCCTGTCAGAGTCCTGTCATTTCCAGCCAGTTCGGTCCAAGCTTGCCGTCGACTTCGACCGGGACCTGCAACGGAAGCGCCTCTTCCATATGGCTCTTGAGCCGACCGAGCAACGGGTCGCCCGCACCGATCGGCTCCGCGACTTCGAAGACGAGTTCGTCGTGGACTTGGAGCAGCATGCGGTGGGGCGATCCGGCGAGGTCTCGATGGACCTGGATCATCGCGAGCTTGATCATGTCGGCGGCGGTCCCTTGGAGCGGGGCGTTCATCGCTTGCCGTTCGGCGTACAGACGGACGCCCCTGTTGGCCGAATGGATGTCCGGGAAAAGCCTTCTGCGTCCGCACAGTGTCGAAGTGAACCCTTTGGCACGCGCGTCCTCGATGACTCCTTGCGTGAACGCGCGGACGGCGGGGAACCGGTCGTAGTACTGCTTGATCAACTCCGCAGCTTCGGTCCGAGAGAACCCCTCGCCGAGCTGATTGGCGAGTCCGAAGTCGGTCACACCGTAAAGGACGGCGTAGTTGAGCAGTTTCGCTAATCGGCGATGGTCCTTGGTCACGTCCTTTTCGTCCACCTTGAACATCAAGGCGGCTGTGACCGTGTGGACGTCGACGCGCTTTTGGAAGGCTTCGACGAGGTTCGGGTCAAGAGACATGTGGGCGAGGACGCGCAGTTCGATCTGGCTGTAGTCGAACGAAGCGAGCCGCGTTCCTGGAGCGGATTCGAAGGCGCGCCGGATCTGGCGCCCTAGTTCGGTCCGGACAGGGATGTTCTGGAGGTTCGGGTCGATGCTCGAGAGGCGTCCGGTCGCAGCGACCGTTTGGTTGAACGTCGTGTGCACCCGGCCGTCAGCTCCGATCATCCTGGGAAGCGCGTCGGCATAGGTGCTTTTCAGTTTCGTGAGCTCACGGTAGTTGACGACCTCCTGGGCGATCGGATGGTCGATCTCGACCAAAATCTCGGCCCCTGTCGCCCAACCCGTCTTCGTCTTCTTCCCGCCTTGGATCCCCATTTTTTCGAAGAGGACTTCGCCGAGTTGCTTCGGCGATCCGATGTTGAACTCCGTTCCCGCCAGCTCGTACACCGTTCGTCGGGACTGGTCGATCGAGACGTCGAGGGATTTACTGAAGTCCTCGAGATACGTCCGGTTGACGGTGATCCCTGCCAGCTCCATGTCGGCCAGGATCGGGATCAAGGGTAGCTCGATACCATCAAGGACTTCGGTCTGCCCCTCTGCAGCGATCTTCTGCCGCATCGCCCTTTCCAAGTGAAGAAGGCCGACCGCCCGTTGTTCAGGCGTCCTTGGGCGGGTGTCCAGATATCCGCCGCACAGGTCGTCCAGATCGTAGTGCGTCCGCCCGGACTGAAGGACGTATCCCGCAAGCATCGAATCGAAACCGGGAGCGGCTTCGGGCCGTCCTGCAGCCGTTTTGTAGAGCGGCTTGAGGTCGTGGCCCCGTGCCTGGCCCGGCGCCCGAAGGAGGAGCCGGACGGCGTCCTCGAACTTCGCCTTCCTGACCTCCCCGCCGACAGCCACGTAAGCCTCGCGGCCTGCGGCCTCTTCGAACATCGAGGGCTGGTCATTCCCGTCTGCGAACGTCAGGGCGAACGGTTGCGACCCCACCCAGGCATTGAGGACGGTGAAGCCGGCTTCGCCGAGGAGGGTCGCCTCGATGGTATCGGGCCCCATCACGACCAGATCCTTGGCTCCGTCCGTCATGTACGGCTGGAGGGCCGCTTCGAGCCTCTTCGCCTGCGACTTGAACTCGAGCGATTCGACCATCGCACGGACCTGGTGGACGTGCTCGACATCAATGTGGAAGGGAGCGAAATCCCATTCGACGGGGACGTTCCGGTCGATCGTCGCCAGCATCTTGCACAGCATCATCTGGTCGACCGACGGTTCGATCTTCTTCCTGTACTTCTCTTCGACTTCCGACAGTCGGTCGCGGAGCTCTTCGACCGGTCCGAAGCGTTGGACGAGGAGCGTCGCGGTCTTGTCGCCGATTCCGGCGACCCCAGGGATGTTGTCGCTACTGTCGCCGGCGAGGGCCTTATAATCGATGAGGCGTACGGGCTCGAACCCGTACTTTTCCTTCACCGCTTCCGGAGTGTAGAACGTGGCTTCGGCCCCTCTGATGCCCGGCATCATGACGGTGACGCAATGGTCGACGAGTTGAAGGTTGTCGCGGTCGCCCGTGACGATCGTCGTGTCGTAACCGTTCTCCTCGGCAAGTCGGCTGACGGTTCCGACGATGTCGTCGGCCTCGTATCCCACGATCTCCATGACCGGGATGTTGAGGGCGGAGATCATCTCGCGGCTGGTCTCCAACTGGCTGATCAGTTCTGGCGGCGTCTCGCGGCGGGTGCCCTTGTACTCTGGAAACTCGGCATGGCGAAAGGTCTTGCCCGGCGCGTCCAGAGCGACGACGACCGCGTCGGGTTTCAGTTCTCCGAACAGTTGGAGAAGGGTGTTCACGAAGCCGAAGAGGGCGTTCGTCGGTCGGCCGTCGCTCGTACTCAGGAAGCGGGTGCCATAAAAAGCCCGGAACAAAAGGCTGTACCCGTCGATGACCACGAGCCGCTTCGGCATGGGCTCGAGGGTACCCGCCGCCTGGCCTGCGGCCGGCTCGACGGGATCACGGCCCGCGGTAAGGGCCAAGGCCGGGCTCCTGAAGTTGACGACAAGGTATCATCAGAGTGTCTCGTCTCTTGCACGTGGAGAAGGAACCGACGGTCGATCTCAAGGAAAGGCCGTTCTTTTCGATCCGAAACGTACAATTACGGGGGCAGAAACATGGTTTACCGGCCGATTCGCTACGAGCAGATGATGAAGGCCGCCGAAGGACTGGATGTCCGGGCACGGCGGATGTTCAACGGAATGGCGATCTACTCCGGGGAAAAGATGTTCGCCTACCTCGTCGACGAAGACATCGGACTCAAGCTCAGCCCTGAAGACTACGAGGAAGCGCTCCAGATCAAGGGAGCGGAACCGCTCCGGGCCGACCCCCAGTCCGAGCCGATGCGCGAGTACGTGCGGATGCCCAAAGCGGTCCTTGACGATTACGACGGATTCTGTGACTGGGTGCAGAAGAGCGCGGCGTACGCCAACAAGCACACTGTCCACTGAGACTTGAGATCCCAGAGAAAGGGAAGGCCCGACCGGATCTCCGGTCGGGCCTTCTTCGTCGTCAGACGACGGTCTTGCGGACGAACGTGTCACCGGATTCCGTGCGGACGGTCTTCACGTTGACGACGGTCTCCGGTTCGAAGTCGAGCAGTTTGAGCCAATCTTCGACCGCGTCCGACTTCGGGAAAATCTCGTTCTCCCGGTATTCAGCGGCCACGGCTTCGTGCAGGTCCTCTTCTCGGAGACCGGTCTGGTCGTCCGCACCCTCGGCGGAAACCGCCCTTCGGATCGCGGCGTCTTTAGCCCGGTCGACGATGGACTTTAACAGGGCTCCGCTGACCATGTCACGCCAATGGAGCGTCTTCGTCGTCCCGTTCCTCATTTGAACGCGCATGAACTCGGTGTCTCTGTCCGAACGCCATAGGAAAGCAAGGGTCGACTCGATCAGGGCCAGACGGGCGCATTCCGGTTCGACGTGCTCTTTGACGAGTGCAGGTTCGAGGGGGAGCCTGTCGTGCAGGTAGATGCCCAGGATGTCGCGCGACGCCTCTTTGTCGGGCCGATTGACCTTCACCTTACGGTCGATCCTCTCAGGCCTCAGGATCGCCGGGTCGATGTAGTCCGGGCGGTTCGACGTCAGGATCAAGACGACGTTGTCGGCCCCGACCATGCCGTCCATCTCGGCGCAGAACTGTGGCACGACGGTGTTGCTGATGTTCAGCCACCGGCCGCTGGACCGCGTGCGCAGGATCGATTCCGCCTCGTCGATGAAGAGCACGACGAGCCGGCCGTCTTTCGCCTGCTCACGGGCTGACGCAAAGATCTCGCGGACCATCCGTTCTGTCTCGCCCAGCCACATGTTGAGGACTTTAGGGCCGCTGATATGGAGGAAACACTCCTTGACCTCTTGTCCCGACCGTTCGGAGTACTCCTTGGCCAAGTTGTGGGCGACGGCCTTCCCGAGCAACGTCTTGCCGCAACCCGGAGGCCCGTAGAGAAGGATGCCTTTGATCGGCTTCTTGTCGAACTTCCTGTACAGGTCGGGATAGAGCAACGGATGTTCGATCGTTTCGCGGATCAGCGCGATGGCTTCGTCCTGCCCGCCGACTTGGTCCCACGCGATCGGAGGCACCTCCTCCATGAAGTACTCGCGGGTCTCTTGGTGGGCGAAATGCTCGACGGCGACGCGACCCGAACTGTCGGTCCGGACCTCGTCGCCTGGCTTGATCTTCGCTTCCTTCAGGCCTTCGCTGCGGAACAGCAGCCGCCCTTGCTGGTTTTGAGGATCGGTTCCGACCCGGATGCGACCGTCGTCCAAGGCCTCGGCGACCTTCGTGACATGGCCCGTCTCGCCAGCGGGCAGGACTCCCGTCACGGCATAGGCGTCGTTCAGGCGCACCCGCACCCCGGTCTGGAGTTCTCTGCGGTCGATCTTAGGATCGACGTTGGCGACGTACTCGGTGTCTCCCAAGACGACGAGCGCGAAGGCGTCGTCGACGGTCTTCAGGAACACGCCGATCTTGTTGGCGGGCGCCGTCAACTTTTCGTAGGCCTCTTCAAAAGCTTTTAGGGCTTCTTCTGCTTCCGCATGAGCGTGGGCGTCGGTCTCTAAGGTGCGACGAAGCTCGGCTAAGTAGGCATGGGCCTTCGCCTCCTCCTTGGGAACTGATGTTTCCAGGCGTCCGAGAAGTTCAAGGGCCGCCGATGCTGGAGTCATAGATTCATTCTACGGCGAAACGACCGAGAACGATGGACTTACATCAGACCCGAGCGGACAAGGTCCTGAGCACCTTTGAGGAGGCAGTCGGTCAACGCGTCGCCCAGGGCCGAGTAGACGCCGTCCGGAGACGACGCGCTGGACCGGACCTTGACGGAGCCTTGCCTCATCGAGACCACGGCGTCGACGATG
It encodes the following:
- a CDS encoding O-methyltransferase — encoded protein: MPVDFLRLQVHLEAQVPPRPAELVSMESYAKDRGFPILGPASCQCCYVLAKAIGARSVFELGSGFGYSTAWFARAVDENGGGTVRHTVWDEDLSARAQRHLTSLGYLPKGSGARTEIEYSVAEAVGVLRADEGTYDIVFNDIDKTAYPETIEVVYPRLRPGGFFITDNVVWGGRVYDAGSQEESTVAIRDFCDRMTKDPRWACTTVPIRDGLFVALKL
- the polA gene encoding DNA polymerase I, yielding MPKRLVVIDGYSLLFRAFYGTRFLSTSDGRPTNALFGFVNTLLQLFGELKPDAVVVALDAPGKTFRHAEFPEYKGTRRETPPELISQLETSREMISALNIPVMEIVGYEADDIVGTVSRLAEENGYDTTIVTGDRDNLQLVDHCVTVMMPGIRGAEATFYTPEAVKEKYGFEPVRLIDYKALAGDSSDNIPGVAGIGDKTATLLVQRFGPVEELRDRLSEVEEKYRKKIEPSVDQMMLCKMLATIDRNVPVEWDFAPFHIDVEHVHQVRAMVESLEFKSQAKRLEAALQPYMTDGAKDLVVMGPDTIEATLLGEAGFTVLNAWVGSQPFALTFADGNDQPSMFEEAAGREAYVAVGGEVRKAKFEDAVRLLLRAPGQARGHDLKPLYKTAAGRPEAAPGFDSMLAGYVLQSGRTHYDLDDLCGGYLDTRPRTPEQRAVGLLHLERAMRQKIAAEGQTEVLDGIELPLIPILADMELAGITVNRTYLEDFSKSLDVSIDQSRRTVYELAGTEFNIGSPKQLGEVLFEKMGIQGGKKTKTGWATGAEILVEIDHPIAQEVVNYRELTKLKSTYADALPRMIGADGRVHTTFNQTVAATGRLSSIDPNLQNIPVRTELGRQIRRAFESAPGTRLASFDYSQIELRVLAHMSLDPNLVEAFQKRVDVHTVTAALMFKVDEKDVTKDHRRLAKLLNYAVLYGVTDFGLANQLGEGFSRTEAAELIKQYYDRFPAVRAFTQGVIEDARAKGFTSTLCGRRRLFPDIHSANRGVRLYAERQAMNAPLQGTAADMIKLAMIQVHRDLAGSPHRMLLQVHDELVFEVAEPIGAGDPLLGRLKSHMEEALPLQVPVEVDGKLGPNWLEMTGL
- a CDS encoding TfoX/Sxy family protein — translated: MVYRPIRYEQMMKAAEGLDVRARRMFNGMAIYSGEKMFAYLVDEDIGLKLSPEDYEEALQIKGAEPLRADPQSEPMREYVRMPKAVLDDYDGFCDWVQKSAAYANKHTVH
- a CDS encoding AAA family ATPase, translating into MTPASAALELLGRLETSVPKEEAKAHAYLAELRRTLETDAHAHAEAEEALKAFEEAYEKLTAPANKIGVFLKTVDDAFALVVLGDTEYVANVDPKIDRRELQTGVRVRLNDAYAVTGVLPAGETGHVTKVAEALDDGRIRVGTDPQNQQGRLLFRSEGLKEAKIKPGDEVRTDSSGRVAVEHFAHQETREYFMEEVPPIAWDQVGGQDEAIALIRETIEHPLLYPDLYRKFDKKPIKGILLYGPPGCGKTLLGKAVAHNLAKEYSERSGQEVKECFLHISGPKVLNMWLGETERMVREIFASAREQAKDGRLVVLFIDEAESILRTRSSGRWLNISNTVVPQFCAEMDGMVGADNVVLILTSNRPDYIDPAILRPERIDRKVKVNRPDKEASRDILGIYLHDRLPLEPALVKEHVEPECARLALIESTLAFLWRSDRDTEFMRVQMRNGTTKTLHWRDMVSGALLKSIVDRAKDAAIRRAVSAEGADDQTGLREEDLHEAVAAEYRENEIFPKSDAVEDWLKLLDFEPETVVNVKTVRTESGDTFVRKTVV